Part of the Acidobacteriota bacterium genome, GGCCTGATAGACCGCACCGAGATTCATCCCGAAGCCGAGCATAGCGACCGAGCCCTGCAGAAGATATTTCGCAGGCTTGCCTGAAAGATCGGGGAATGGATTGCCGAGAGTAAGTGCCAGCACGAGCCCGATAGCCAAGGCCACCGCCGGCGACCCGTAAGGCGAGAGCAAAAATAGTACGGCTAAAACGAAAATGAGCTTTGCAGCGGTCATACAAAGCTCACAAGTATAAGTTGATTTACGTGAAAAAGATAATGCGCTTCAGGTCAGAGCCGAACGACTGAATTTCTATTTCGCTTTTCCCTGATTGGCGACGGCCTCTTGTGCGGCCCGGATCGCTTCCTGGTCGCCTAAGTAATAGCTGTTCAACCGCTTCAGGTCGCCATCGAGTTCGTAAACAAGCGGCACGCCGGTCGGGATATTTAGGTTCACGATCTCCTCGTCCGAGATGCCGTCCAGATGCTTTACCAATGCTCGCAGGCTATTGCCGTGTGCCGCAACGATCAGCCGCTTCCCTGCCTTCACCTTTGGACCGATCTCGTTTTCCCAGTAGGGCACAACACGCTCGACGGTGTCCTTCAAACACTCGGCCTTCGGAAAATTCTCGATCCCCGCATAACGAGGATCATTCCCGAGATATCGCTCATCCGATTCGTCCAACTCCGGCGGCGGAACGTCGTAGCTCCTTCGCCAGATCAGCACCTGTTCATCGCCATATTTCGCCGCGGTCTCTGCCTTATCAAGCCCCTGCAAACCGCCGTAGTGCCGCTCATTGAGCAGCCACGACTTCGTCTCCGGGATCCACATCAGGTCCATCTCGCTGAGCACCAGCCAAAGCGTCCTGATCGCCCGCTTCAGCACCGATGTGTATGCCTCATCGAACGTAAACCCCTCGGCCTTTAGCAATTCACCCGCCGCCTTTGCCTCGGCAATTCCCTTCTCGGAAAGATCGACGTCCTTCCAACCGGTAAACCGATTTTCCTTGTTCCACTGGCTCTCGCCGTGACGAATTAGAACTAATTTATGCATTCTCAAATCTTAAGCCGAAAACATTTTTTCTAAAAGCCGTAAGCTTTTAGCCTTAAGCTCTTAGCCCATATCGGAACTCCTGGCTTACAGCTTACGGCTAACGGCTTAGAGCTATTTTTCTAACCTCACCCACAAGATAGAGCGAGCCGGTAACCAAAATTAGCTCTGTCGATCCCGCGGCCGCCAGGGCATCTTCAACCGAGTTCGTTGTGACTATCTTTTCCGCGTCAAAGCCCTCAGGCACGAACTCCAAAAGCTCCTCGCCGGTCATCGCGCGTGAATTTACGGGTTGCGTCAATATCAATCGTTCAGCCCGCGGCCAAAGTATCTCTGCGATCTCGGCAACGTCTTTGCCCCGCATCGCGCCGAAGATCATTGCGAGCGGCCGCTTTTCAACATACGTGAGATAGGCTACCAGCGCTCTAGCTCCGGCTATGTTGTGGGCTCCGTCGAGCAAAACATTGTCGATGTATTCAAGCCGCCCTGGATGGATCGCAGTGTTGAGCCCTTTACGAATATTTTCATCCGTGATCGGAAAATGCTTTTCGCAATATATCCGCCACGAGGATCGCGACTTCGGCATTCGCGACCTGGTGAGCACCGAGAAGGCTCAGGTTACTTGTAAGAGATCGCAGGGGCATCCCAAGTGCGCTTTCGTCAAAAACCACGGCTGTCTCACGCACAAAAACACCTCTACTATGTGCCTCTCCGATCACGCCCTCGAGAACGTTCATCACCGCAGGCGATTGCCGGCCGATCACCACGGCTTCGGTCTGTTGGCGGATTATCGCCGCCTTTTCCGCCGCGATCTGTTCGATCGTATCGCCGAGGTATTCCTGATGGTCGAGGTCGATCTGCGTGATGGCGGCTATCTCTGCATTGGCGGCGGTTGTTGCATCGAGCCTGCCACCGAGACCGGTTTCGAGTATTGCGAGTTCAACCTTAGCCTCAGCAAAAGCAAGCAAAGC contains:
- the gpmA gene encoding 2,3-diphosphoglycerate-dependent phosphoglycerate mutase, which produces MHKLVLIRHGESQWNKENRFTGWKDVDLSEKGIAEAKAAGELLKAEGFTFDEAYTSVLKRAIRTLWLVLSEMDLMWIPETKSWLLNERHYGGLQGLDKAETAAKYGDEQVLIWRRSYDVPPPELDESDERYLGNDPRYAGIENFPKAECLKDTVERVVPYWENEIGPKVKAGKRLIVAAHGNSLRALVKHLDGISDEEIVNLNIPTGVPLVYELDGDLKRLNSYYLGDQEAIRAAQEAVANQGKAK